The following are encoded in a window of Candidatus Fluviicola riflensis genomic DNA:
- the holB gene encoding DNA polymerase III subunit delta': MQFSAVIGQDELKHHLLHEVKGGKISHAQLFLGKPGYGSLPLALAFVQYLFCENRSETDSCGECPQCRKVSELQHPDLHFSFPTVLAIAKKADAFISDWRAQIKENPYFNLHDWTRRIDSSERKPIIGVDESLEIIKKLNLKSFEGGYKVMVIWMAEEMNADCANKLLKILEEPTPKTLFILLAEAQDKMLTTILSRTQIVRVTMLPTDTIQQALEQRGITKATAASIAGRSDGDFLEAQHLLGDTEESDYNRELFIQLMRVCFKKDVNGMLGWTDAIATQTREGQKLFLKYAMHIVRQSILKNYTQEMLTKVSAEEADFLKNFARFITNNNVMDFMQLFNDSHYHLERNAHAKLLFTQLCFQVMRFIHRA, from the coding sequence ATGCAATTTTCAGCGGTTATCGGGCAAGACGAACTCAAACACCATTTGCTTCACGAAGTAAAAGGCGGAAAGATTAGTCACGCGCAATTGTTCCTGGGAAAACCCGGTTACGGTTCGTTGCCGTTGGCTCTGGCGTTTGTACAATACTTGTTTTGCGAAAACAGGTCAGAAACCGACAGTTGCGGTGAATGTCCCCAATGTAGGAAAGTGAGCGAATTGCAACATCCGGATTTGCATTTTTCGTTTCCTACCGTACTGGCGATTGCCAAAAAAGCGGATGCGTTTATTAGTGACTGGCGGGCGCAGATCAAAGAAAATCCATACTTCAACCTACACGACTGGACTAGGCGTATTGATTCTTCTGAGCGGAAGCCGATTATTGGTGTGGACGAAAGTTTGGAGATCATCAAAAAACTCAACCTCAAATCGTTTGAAGGCGGTTACAAAGTAATGGTGATCTGGATGGCCGAAGAAATGAACGCCGATTGCGCCAATAAGTTGCTCAAGATTCTGGAAGAACCGACTCCGAAAACGCTTTTTATATTACTGGCTGAAGCGCAGGATAAAATGCTTACGACCATTCTTTCACGTACGCAAATCGTACGTGTGACAATGCTTCCCACAGATACCATTCAACAGGCCTTGGAACAACGTGGCATTACCAAAGCAACCGCAGCCAGTATTGCCGGACGAAGTGACGGTGATTTCCTGGAAGCGCAGCATTTATTGGGCGACACCGAAGAAAGCGACTACAATCGTGAACTGTTCATTCAGCTCATGCGCGTTTGTTTCAAAAAGGATGTCAACGGAATGCTTGGCTGGACGGATGCCATTGCCACTCAAACCCGTGAAGGACAAAAGTTATTTCTGAAATACGCCATGCACATCGTACGCCAGAGTATCCTGAAAAATTACACGCAGGAAATGCTCACCAAAGTTTCTGCCGAAGAAGCCGATTTCCTGAAAAATTTCGCGCGGTTCATTACCAATAACAACGTCATGGACTTCATGCAACTCTTCAATGATTCGCATTATCATTTGGAGCGTAATGCACACGCCAAACTATTGTTTACACAACTATGTTTCCAGGTAATGCGGTTCATCCATAGAGCCTAA